GCCCCATTCCCAGTCGTAAGGTGGTTGCCATTCACGGATGGGACGCAGACGATCTACTTGAGTAACTATCGTAATTACAGGCAGATCTGTTACTTCTGCTTTCATATCTTTGAGAAAGTCTACATCCATTTGCAGCGCTGGATCGAGGGCAGGCGTGACTAACATTAGTAAATCTGCTTTTGTGGCATAGTCTAAAACTAGCTCCCGAAAATCTGCACGGTTGACTTGCTCATAACCAGGAGTATCCCACAATGTCAGGGTTTCATTACTGGAAGTCTGCCATTGGTAATTTTGAACTCGATCTGTACTAGGTAAAACATCAACGGCTGCGAGTTCTGACTGAAACAAAGTGTTAATTAAGCTGCTTTTTCCTGAACCTGTGCGCCCTACAAGCAGAATATTCACAGGTTTTTGCACAACAACTTCCGTCGGTTCTGCTTGGGTGAGGATTTCGCGGAGAGTTTGAGTTTTAGCATTAGGTAGCGTCGGCGTTGGCGAAGAAAATTCAGCAGTTGGTAAAGTACTACCACTATAAAGAGCGATCGCTTGTCGGCACAAATTCCGTAAAGCAGCTTCTCGCAGCATTTGGCTTAAATTTACCAGCAATTGCTGATTCGCTTGATTTGTATAGCTTTGACTAGCTTTTTTTGCGAAAGCTGCTGCGGGATTTAATAGCCACTGTGCCCAGTTCCAAGCTTGAAAGAGTTTGCGGGCGGATGGTTCCAATTTCCGGTAGACTTCGTATGCTTGGTAAGCTTGCCCAACTGTAACTTGATTGAGAGCAGGTGATAGCTTTTGTATCCATTGATCGAGGTCGTCTACAGTTCCCCGTATTAACCCGTAGGCTTGAGTCACGTAAATATTTAGCAGGGGATATTTAACTTCCGGATGGTAGATATGCGCGATCGCTACAACCAAATTTTGGCATCGCGTCCAAAAAGTTGACCAATCTTCCCAAATTGGGCGATCGTTTTGTGCTGCTTGCAAAACTTCATTTAAGGCTGCTTGAGCTTGACTAGTTGCGTCATTTCCGGCTGGTAGTTGGTTAGTTTCCGCAGCTGATGCTAATTCTTCGCTAACTTGTGCTAATGCGGCTTCCAGTTGCTCTACTTCCGGTCGAGTCCATGTGACTAGCAACCAACGCCAGCCGACGAATATCAGCGTGAACACAGCCCAAATCCAATTAATCCCCCATGCATGAATCTGGGAACCTGCGGCTACCAGCAAAAAAGTGATGATAAAAGCGATCGGTGTTGCTAATACAACCCACTGCCAAATTTTTAAACGCACCATTACCTGATACCTACCTGGATGAGACTTTTTGTACAAGGACGAATCAGCTGAGGAAAGCTAATTCTTGATAAAAATTACTCTTGTAAAAAGTCTATCGTTTCTAATTCAGGTGAAATGCTACAGCAATCATAAATCATTCGTCAGACACAGGATACCCGACTTCTTGAAGAAATCGGGTATCTGAATTTTGGTAATTAATTATATTGCGAAAGGCTAGGGCTTTTTTAGGCAGCATTCAAGTTTGTTTACACTAAGCGATCGCTATTTTAATTTTCAATTTGTAGGGTGCTGTTCGAGGAAAGGCAGATCGAGTTTGCAAGTCACATCATAGTTCCGAGAACAGCAAAACCAACTGTAAGAAGTAACTCAAGCGTAACAAAATTGTTCTGTTTTTGAGAGTTGCTCTAGTAATAATTCCGCAGATTTGCTCATTGTAGTGACGAACATACCTGTTGCACTTTCTGTATTTGATGTTATCCAAGTGCCTTTGAGAATAACTTCCATAGCAGCAGCATCACAAGGACAAATTTCTAAAATATTTGCTTGATTGAGTTGCTTTAAATCTGTGAGATGGGGCGATTCAGCAGGTACAAGAAATCCAGCCTGACTCGATTCGATGTAAATATTAGTTCCAGAATGCAAAGCTAAAATGACTCTCTGATTTAGCCAATTTTCTAAAGAGTCTTCGAGATATTCTAAGCTAAAGCTGTTTTCGGTGTAGGTAAGTTTTAACATATTGGTTGAGAGATAATTAATTTTTAGTTGCTTCATCTATGTATTGAGAATATTCCGGGGAATTTCCCCTAAGCCAACACAGTGTTAGAAGGTGGAAAGGCTTGTCAAATCTGGCTTAGAAGGTAAGGGAATTTATAAAACTTGGGGGAATCCCCGAACTTTATTTCGCTGATTGGATTAATCTAATAATCGCTATAGGTAGTCATAAAGTCTAAAAAATCTCTCACTACCTGCAATTGGGCTTCGTTGAGTAACTGCAAATGCTTGTGATAATAACCATCAGACTCAGTGAGAACAAAGACTGTATAGCTTGTACAGCCTAAATTTGCCGACTGACAATGTTTTAACGCCCAAATCATGTAAGCAGGAATATAGTAACGAAATCCTTTAGGATCGAAGAACGGAAACACATCACAAAACTCTGCAATCCACTGTTCGGGTACATCTTGCCATTTGCGATCGCAATCTATTTGACGACCAATCTTTTGCGCCTCTTCCATACTATGCCAATCATCTAGCGCCCTGGCTGCATGTAGTGAAATGCCATCTTCACGCTTGACACCATCAAAAGCAGCAGTAATCTTCTCAATGAGAGTTAGGCTGGCTTGTTTACCTAAAGTTTCGATGGTTTGCCAATTAGGAACTCGCACATCGTCAGCATTGGGACGACGTACATAGTTCAGCCATTCTTGCTCGCAAGCACCAAAGGCAATAAAGTTAAGTTGAGCTTGGCGTAAAGATACACGATTAGATCCGCCCCAGCTATATCCTGATTCATTACCATCATCTTCCCAAAAGCAAATTGGACAGATGAGGTACGTACCTGGTGGCTTTTCAGTCAGAGTTATGTAGCCACAACAAGGACAAGGATAAATTAGTTCAGTGTCCATGTTTCTGTTGAGTTAGATTAATTAATTTTGGAGTTCTAGCCTGAATCAACTATGGCTAAAAATTTAGATTACTCTCGCCAATTTCCCCTGAGCCAATAATTATGTACATCATCTGAAAAGCTTGTAAAATCTGGCTCATACAGCTAGGGGAAGTTGTTAAGGTTGGGGAATCCCCGAACTTTGTGTAACTGAATTAATAATATTATCTTAACTTTTTACTAACTGAATATTTACTTTTAATATTTTAAGACTATGGTAAGTTCTGCTAGGTAATAAATACTTTTTTCTATTAGCTAGCGCTCGGAAAGATATTTGTGTATATAGAACCTAAAGTCTATCAAAGTAGAACTTATTTGTTATGCAATAGTCACAAATTTGCTTAAAATTTTGGTTTTGTGGTTCGTTGTAGAGCGATTCACTAATTCTTTTTAGCTGCAATAAAACTCATAAACTTTATGCAATCTCAACCTCCAATTAAATTTAACCGTCGGCAGTTTTTAATAAGTTCAGCCCTCACAGGTGGTAGCATCATCGCTAACAATGTGTTATCAAAATCAAGAGTTTTTGCGCAAGCGCCTGCCATTATTACATCGGAAAAAGTGCGTCCTGGCATACCTTATGGCATAGCCTGCGGTGACATTAGCGATGATAGCGCTATTATTTGGAGTCGAAGCGATCGCCCCGCACGCATGATTGTAGAATACTCTACTAACGAAGCGTTCCGGCGCGTGCAGCGTGTTTTCGGGCCGAATGCTTTGGAAGATAGCGACTTTACCGCCAGGCTAAATCTCGAAAACTTACCCCCAGGTCAGCAGATATTTTATCGCGTAATTTTCCAAAATTTATCAGATCCAAATATATACAGCGCTCCGGTTGCAGGTACTTTCCGAACTCCCGCCAAACAACGGCGAGATATATTCTTTGGTTGGGGAGGAGATACCGCAGGTCAGGGATGGGGTATTAATCCCGATTTTGGTGGGATGAAAATTTACGAAACCATCCGCAAACTCAATCCCGACTTTTTCATTCATTCTGGCGACAATATTTACGCAGATGGCCCAATTCAATCACAAGTAACGCTTGATGATGGCAGCATCTGGAAAAATATTACCACCCCAGAAAAATCAAAAGTAGCAGAAACTCTCACAGAATTTCGTGGTAACTATATATACAATTTGCTAGATGAAAATATTCGACGCTTTAATGCTGAAGTTCCCATACTCGTGCAGTGGGACGACCACGAAGTGAGGAACAATTGGTATCCTGGGCAGGTTATCGTAAATGACGATCGCTATAAGGTAAAGGATGTTTCTTTGCTAGCTGAAAGAGCAAGGCAAGCATTTTTAGAATATATGCCCATAAGCTATAAAAACGATCGAACAGACAAAGCTAAAATTTATCGCTCTTTCAGCTATGGGCCATTATTAGACATTTTTATGTTAGATGAGCGTACCTACCGCGGGCCAAACACTGAAAATCGCCAAACAGTACAAACCAAAGACACAGACTTTTTAGGTAGCAAACAAATACGTTGGTTGAAACAGCAATTGCTCAAATCAAAAGCAACCTGGAAAGTAATTGCTAGTGATATGCCTTTAGGGTTGATAGTTCGAGATGGTAGCACTAACTTTGAAGCTTGGGCAAATGGAGATGGCCCAGCCTTAGGAAGAGAACTCGAACTCGCCGATCTACTACGTTTTATTAAACGGAACTATATTAAAAATGTTGTGTGGTTAACTGCTGATGTGCATTACGCCGCAGCCCACTATTACGATCCAGGTAAAGCACAGTTTACCGACTTCAAGCCTTTTTGGGAATTTGTCGCCGGGCCTCTCAATTCAGGTACATTTGGGCCGAACCAACTAGAAAATACTTTTGGGCCGCAATTGAAGTTTGTTAGTATTCCCTCAGGTACAAAAGCAAATCGACCTCCAAGTGAAGGTTTGCAATTCTTTGGTACAGTCAAAATCAATAGTTATACAAATGTGATGACAGTAGCATTGCTTAACTTGAAAGGGGAAACTCTCTACAGTGTCGATTTACCTCCAGAAAAATAAATCGCTAGCTACAATTAGCATCTTGGAACTAGACTGAGTTTTGACACAGAAGCGAAAAAAGCGATCGCAGTCTTAATAATAGGAGTTAATGCATTAACAATATAAGGCGATGCATTAACAACGCGTCGCCCTGCATTAACAACGCGCCCCCCCGCGTTAACAACACGCCGCCCTGTATTAACAACACGCCGCCATGTATTAACAACGCGCCGCCCCGCATTAACAACGCGCCGCCATGTATTAACAACGCGCCGCCCCGCATTAACAACGCGCCGCCCCGCATTAACAACGCGCCGCCATGTATTAACAACGCGCCGCCCCGCATTAACAATACACAAGACTGCGTTAAGACTTTCAGGGAAGTTGCTAAACTTGGATAATTCCCCGAACTTTGTCCAGTCCAAGAAATACAGCGATGGCAAGACCGAGTTATGGCCCAGAAGCAAAAAAGCGATCGCGGCGCTTATTAGAAGTATTGTTAGCTTACGCTAATGATGCGATCGCCTGTAGGGATGAAGCAACTTTAGATGCATTGCGTCCGCAAATTCAAACTCGTTGGTTGTCTGAAAATAGATTGGTTGTCAGAACGAAAGTGCGATTTTTGCAAGCATTGACAACTTTGGCGTCGGGGGAAGAACAGTTAAACATTGAACAAATCAAAGAAGCTTTAAAGCGATTTGCAGATTTCTTAGAAATTCTTGAAGATAATCGTCCATCTCGCAGTGGTTCGGAAACTTGGCATTTTACTCTCAAGTTATGGCATCAACGCCAAGATATCGAAGCTAATTTACAAAAATTTGATGTCGAATGGGAACGCCGCAGGCCGGAGAAGTCGAAGCAGGTAGCGGGGGATTTGGAGACAAGGGGACAAGGGGGACAAGGAGGACAGGGAGGAGAAAGTTTTTCTTCATCTTCCTCATCTCCTTCAAACCTTGATTGGCAGAAGCTTTGCTGTCACGCTTTAAAAGCGCAAAATCATCAACGACTCACAACCAATCCTCTCACCAGCGCTGATGGTGTTAGTTTTGAGTTGGATCAAGTTTACGTACCTTTGGGATTGGTAGAACGCAAACATCGCCTGCGTCAGCGTGGTGATGTAACTCCGCAAGAAGGTTCGCGGTTATATGAACCAGAAGATGCGGAAATTACCCAGATTTTCAATCGTGAGGAATTTCTCCAACAACTACTAGGCGAACAACAAAATCAGCGCATTGCAATTGTTGGAGAACCAGGAGCTGGAAAAACTACTTTACTACAGAAAATTGCTGCATGGGTTTTAAATAATACTGAAGATTTGCCCATCTGGATTGATTTGGCAGACTTACAAGGTAAGAGTTTAGAGCAGTATTTAATTCAAGATTGGCTACCTACAGCTTTTCGCAAGCTACGGGTTCCCGAAGAAATCGAGGAAGCATTCTGCGAACAGTTTAATCAAGGAAGAGTTTGGCTACTGTTAGATGCAGTGGATGAAATGGCTTTAGAATCTAGCCAAGCCTTAAGTAAAATTGCCAGTTATCTCACAGGTTGGGTAGCAGATGCAAGAATAATTTTGACCTGTCGGCTGAATGTTTGGGATGGGGGTAAAAATGCGCTGCAATCTTTTCACACCTATCGCAACCTAAATTTTAGTTATGGCGAAGCAGATGCTTTTCGTTCTCAACCTGCATACAACCAAGTTGGAGAATTTATCCGGCGATGGTTTCAAGATAACCCCGCTTGTGGAGAGAGTTTACAAGCAGAGTTAGACCAACCAGAACGGCGACGGCTGAAGGATGCGGTGAAAAATCCTCTGCGATTAGCTTTATTGTGTCGTACTTGGGGACTAGCGCAGGGAAGTTTACCCACAACCAAAGCAATGCTGTACGAACAGTTTGTAGAGGCGATTTATGAGTGGAAGCAAGACCGCTTTCCCACGACTTTAGCACAGCGACAGCAGTTAAATCGAGGGTTGGGAGAATTAGCACTATTAGCCATAGCCCAAGGAAAAACTAAGTTTCGTTTGCGACATCGCTTTGTTTGTCAGGTATTGGGATCTTCTGATGATGGCTTATTTCAATTGGCATTACAGTTAGGTTGGCTCAATCAGGTTGGGATATCAGAAACTCAAGGAGAAAAGGTTTATGCTTTTTACCATCCTACGTTTCAAGAATATTTTGCGGCACAAGCTGTTAACGATTGGCATTTCTTCTTAAATCACACATCAGATAGCCCCAGTTACCGCATCTTTGCACCCCAATGGCGAGAAGTAATTTTGCTGTGGCTAGGTCGGGATGAGATTCCCCAGGCGCACAAAGAAGAATTTATCCAAGCGTTAATTGAGTTTCCTGACGATTGCGGCGGATATTATCGCCATCAAGCTTATTTTGTCGCCGCCCAAGGAATTGCTGAGTTTGCAGATTGTGCAAAAGCGGATGAAATAGTTGAACAATTAGTAGAGTGGCGTTTTGGCTATTGCGAGTTTCAAGACCAAGATAAAAATCAAAAGCCGTTGAGATATCCAGCACCAATTGTTGAGTGTGCGCGAGTAGCGTTGTTAAAAACCGATCGCCCAAAAGCGATCGCCGCTTTAGAAAAATTCATTAAATCCAGCCAAAACGATTTCGACATTTGGAATGCAGCTTACAGCTTGGGAAAGGTTTTCGATCCGGGAAACAAAATTGCGATCGCCGCATTAGAACAACTCGCCAACAATCTCCGCTATGAATCAATTCGCTGGCAAGCTGCTTATAGTTTAGGAAGAGTTGAACCAGGAAACAAAATTGCGATCGCTGCTTTGATTGAAATTATCGAGTCTACCAAGAATGAATCTACCCGTCGCAAAGCCGCTTATAGTTTAGGAAAAATCGATGCCAACAATGCAGTAGCAATCTCCACACTTAAAGAAATCGCTGAATACGCAATCGATTTATCTCAAAAGCGACAAGCAAGAGAAAATTTAGCCACCCTTTATGGAGATGAATCTCACATTGATGGCAAGATAGAAAGCAGTGCAAAAAATACTTCTCTATCCTCAGATTTTCACTCCAAGAGACGAAGTACTAGAAAACAACAATCTACACCAAATAATTACTCTATCAACACCAAAATTGCAGAATTACTCAGAGGTATTAACTCATCAGAGAATGAAGATACCAAAAGGCGAAAAGCTCATAAATTGGCACAGCTTGAGCCAGGAAATTTAGTAGCATTCACAACATTATTGCACTTGATAAAATCAACTCAAAGTGCAAACCTTCGCAAACGTACAGCAGATAATTTAAAAGAAATTTTACTCAGCGAACAGTTCCCCGAAGTAATTACATCTTTAAAGTATTACTGCGATAAATTTATCGATCGTGAATTAGAATTATGCCAGGATTGTTATAAACTGATGTGGCACTGTGCAGAAAATATGGATTACTTAGAGTTTTACCGAGTTTGGCATTCGTAAATTCAAATTCCTTCAGCCAATGGATGATGTTATTGTTCTTGACTTGGCTTGCCCAATACCTAATACCGTTTCACTTTAATATTAATACACATAGGCAGCAGGGGGGCAGGGTGCAGGGGGAAAGAATTAGAGATTCATCATGTGTATCAGGTGTTTCGTGAAATGGTATAACAAAGTATTTTTAGGGTTAGCAATGCCCACCATAGCCTAGATCCTACGTATTATTTATTTAAGCGTCTGTCGCATTCTTTTTTTTAATTGATATTAGTATTATTTAATTTTTCAAATATCACTTTCAGTCTTAGATTGTTTTTTGTTAAATTGATTGTCCAGTAATACTATTACAGATTTACTGTCTAGGGGCTTGGAGAAGAAATAGCCCTGACCATATTCACAACCCAACATCTGCAATTTTTTTTGTTGGGCTTCTGTTTCTACACCTTCAGCAATCACATCCATACCCAAGATATGACTAAGCATAATAATTGTTTGCACAATCGCCATATCTTCCTCTGTTTCTCCCATGCGATTTACAAAGGAGCGATCTACTTTTAATGTATTCACAGGAAAGCGATGTAAATAACTTAAAGAGGAATATCCTGTACCAAAATCATCAATACTTAAACGTATATTCAAAGTTCTCAGTTTCAGTAAGATGCTGATTGCTGCTTCAACATCTTTCATTGCTACACTTTCGGTAATTTCTAATTTTACATTTCGCCCATCTAATCCTGTTGCTTGAAGAGTCTGCTCGACAAATTCAACCAAATCCGGTTGTGTCAACTGTTGTCCAGAGAGATTAATACTCATAGTTAATGGTGGATCTGTAGGGTATAAAGCCTGCCAAACAGACAATTGACGACAGGCTTCTTGTAAAATCCACTTACCCAAGGGAATAATTAGCCCCGTGTCTTCTGCAATGGTAATGAACTCTACTGGCGAAATGAATCCATGCTGAGGATGTTGCCACCGTACAAGCGCTTCAAAACCAACAATCAAACCATCTGCTATCGATACAATTGGCTGATATTGAAGATAAAACTCCTGCATTTCTAAGGCATGACGGAGGTCTATTTCTAGCTGAAAACGCTTTACAGCTTGGATATGCATACCTGTGGCAAAGACCTCATGACGGGCTTTACCTAAGTCCTTAGCTCGATACATTGCTGTGTGTGCATCTCGCAGCAAATCTTCTGGTTTATGACTAAGTTCTGTCTGATTGAAGGCTATACCGATACTAATGGTCATAAAAATCTCTTGTTCATTTTCCTCAAAGACAAAGGCCATTTCTTGTTGTAACTGGTCAGCCAAACTAGTAGCTTCGTTTGTATCGGTAATATTTGCTAGTAAAATAGCAAACTCATCGCCGCCAACTCTGGCGAGAATTCCTTTATTTCTTGTATAGGTTTTTAATCTTTGAGTGAATTTGACTAATAATTGATCCCCAGTATGGTGGCTAAAACTCTCATTGATCGTTTTGAAGCGATCGATATCTAAAAAAAACACAGCAAAGCGAGCATTTTGGTGATATTTTGTAACTGCGATCGCTGTTTTCAAATATTTTAAAAACTGAGCCTGATTAGGTAAACCTGTGAGCGCATCATAATATGTATTATAAAATTGTTTGTAAGCAATAATACTTACACCTGTTGCGATCGATGCCAATGCTGGCGGTAATATAGGTATCCAACCTGCTTGAGAAAACACGCTCAAGCAAATGCTAAATAGGGCTACTAAAGACAGTCCTGCTAATACTAATAAAGTTAGCGGATGTCGAAATCTCCATGCTACAAACCCACCTATTAAACTCCATATCCACACCCACGCAGCTTCTACCCATTCCGGCCAAAACCAAAATAGTGGCTTTTGATCTAGGGTGGTGCTGAGAAGTTGGCTCACAAGTTGAGCGTGCAGTGTTACTCCTGACATAACATAGTCTGCTGAGTTACCTGCACTATAAGGAGTAAAAAATACATCTTTTAAACTAGGAGCACTTGTACCAATGAGTACTACTTTGTCCTTAACCCAGATAGGGTCAAAATTACCCTGCAACACATCAGTAAATGTCACCTCCTGAGCTACTTGTTTAGCAGAACGGTAGGAAATTAGCACTTGATAACCTAAGCTATCAATATTTTGGTATCCACCTGCATCAGAAGATATAGGTTTAAATACAGTTTTTCCTAAGAGCAGGACATCCGGTGTAATTTTGAGCGAAATACCTCGATCTGCTAAATATTTCTGGCTGACGCGCAAAGAGAAAGAGTAAAATTTTTCCTGACCTTGATAAGCATAAATTAAATTACGACGTACTTTCCCATCTGGGTCAGTTAGCAAGTCGTTAAAGCCAACTTGTTCTGTAGATATACCAGGGAGAGTAGAAACCTCTTCTGCGTCTCGATCGCCAAGATTTTTAATAGTAATTACATTCGGTTTTTGAAGTTCTTGAAGCAGAGCTTGATAACCTGGTGGTTGAGGCATATCGCGATACAAATCTAAGCCAATTACTTTGGGTTTAGCTTGTTGTAGCTTTTGTAATGCTTGGGAAAGAATAGCATCCGACAAAGGCCATTGTTTCTGCTTTTTAATATCAGCTTCTGTAATTTTGACAATTAACATTCTTGGATCTGGTTCAGCATCTGGTTGGAGACGCACCATTTGATCGAAGGCAACTAATTCCAAGAATTGAAGCCCACCAAGCTGTCTGACGCCGAGGATGAATCCGGTTGTAATAATACTGGCAGCGATCGCATATTGCTTTAAACTCAAGGTTGGCAATGGACGTTTAAAAGCAGTTTTTGCAGATGTTAGAGGAAAAAACTTTTTAAATAACTTACTAATCATAAAAAATTTACTTTACTCTCAAATTAGTTATTTAAATAAAAACTATTTTATTTGGATTAAATGAAAATCGATCTTATGCGATATCCTACTAATCTGGCACTATAAATATAAAATATTTGTAAAATCAAATTGCCTACAAATATATAAACATTAGATAGGAAAAATTAAATATAGTGGATAATACTGAAATCAGTTATTAATTTTCTAGAAAGAATATTCAAATAACTAGGTAATATAACAGGTAAAAGCCTTGAGATCGGAGGGAAAATGACCATCTCAAGGCTTTGATCGGCGATCGCTCTAGGTAAGTGAAAATACTGCAATTAGCGGTCTTTGAGGATTTTGATATTGAAAGGCGGTTCTTGTGCGATCGCATTCAATTTCTCAGACTTTAATAGCTCTGTCCAACTAGCAGCTAGCTTGGAATCATGAGGTTTAGCAGACAACAGTTCTGCTACAGTAGCTAGTGCATCTTGCCACAGTCCGGCTTTGGCATATAGATTAGCACGCTCTCCTAGCGATGCCTGTTCTACCTTTTTAGCAAGATTTGAGTCAATAGCTACTCGTTTAATCCACCCATGCACAACAATATCATTGGCTCTATTTTCAGGATCGCAAATTATTGATAAGTACCAACGATATGTCTTACCTGTGACAAGTGGTGGTAAGGATGCAGAATCAAGCAACTTAAGATTGATAATTTCTCCAGAATCATTTTTAGTCTCAGAACCGTTTTTCGTGAAAGTTTTTTCATACACTGATTGACGGCTATCATCTTGAAGCACAAACTCTATTGTTGTTGGCTGAGAAATTTGGGGAAGATAGAACAAGATGTTTGGATAAGCTTGTTGTGTTAATGCCAAATTGCTTTCTGGAACCAATGCCATTAATTGTCCAGCGCTACTGGAACATTCTCCCCGTGTTCCACCCCCAACTCTGCGTCCAGGCAAGCCTTCTCTTGACCCTGGTTCAGTAGCAGTTACCTGCTGTGAAAAAGTATAGGAGAAGGTCAACAGCGATGTTAAACATATAGCAGCCAAGGCTTTGGTATTCATGGTTATGTTCATCTGTTTCAAGGTTCATTGAATAATTTTTTATTTATCCTTATTTAACAAATACTATATTTATTACTAATCTGCTAGATAAAAATCTCGATATTTTATAGCGTTTTCATATAGAAAAATAAATCTTTTATTTAAATAAACTAAGTACATTTTCTTAAGTAATACCTACAACATTACTGCCACATTCTACTATTTGTATTTTGGTAATCAGACTGATATTTACTGAACATAAATTATTCGTAAGAAGATAATATTTTTTGCCATATCCATCTGTCGCATGATTTTTTAACTTTAGCTTGCTATTGAGGTTTTTGGTGTTCGCTTGCAGAATCTCATGAGGCGATCGCTCCATCGGCTGTATCGATACATTGAGAAAAAAAATTTAGTTATATTTAGCAATATTTACTTTAAAAAGTTAATTCTATAAATTAATATTTGAATTAATAAACAGAATTCAGAATTTAATTATGTGCAACTGACAAAGTTAAATCTCCTACTAATTGATTCTGGCTTCTTCTTCAATAAAAAAATCAAAATTTTCTACATCTGCACTTTTGTAAATTAAGTGTATATCAGCCGAGCGACATCTAAAAGCGCAATTATTCTGATAAGATAATTGCAAAACTTAACTACATGTTTATAAAAATTTCACAGCAAACGAAAGCTTTAGTTATACTTTATACTAAAAGTTTTTACTAGTTTAAATTTACTTCTCAAAAAGCTCTAATTCAAATGAATGTAGTTAACGAGCGTTATTAAATTAAGTAACATTCAATACTTCAACTACTTCGTATTATCTTAAAAAAATAATTATTTTTACTTAGTTAATATCTATCTTTAGCTGAAAGTTTAAATTTTTTAAGCAAAATTATTACTATCTTTAAACTGTAGTGCATTAATCAAGTATGGACAAAGTATGATATTAGCCAATTTTTTCATTTTTGAAAAAATCCCAGAGAAGATGTTAGTTAAACGCTATCTCAGGGCAATATAAAACCATAAGTAAAAATTTAGGTTATATTGCTCTATGCGGAGTTTATTTTATGGTTTATCAGGGTGATGCGTCAGGTCAGCAGTCTAAACAACAGCGTGCATTTAACAAAAACTCACGCAATGTGATGGAAATGCTAGTTGTAGAGGAAGTAGAGCAACAATTCCAAGCTTTACCCGCTAAAACTGCCAAATACACTAATCCATCTGAGGTAATTGCTTATGCCTTAAATCGTCTGCCTGCTCTGTATGCTACTAGCAAGCGAGGATGGCAGCGGCAATGGCATCGAGGAAAAACCGATTTGCACCAGCAAATTGTTACAGCTGTCAGGCAAGGAATTATGGCTGTGCAACGCGATCCTCTACGCAGCGAAGGCCCCCTAAGTTTTGAGGAAGAGAATGCCGCACTGGCTGCTTTGCAAAATCTCAAAGTCTTGCTTCAACGTGAGGACTTATCCTGGGATAACTTAAATGATGTAGTTGAGCAAACTTTATTAGATACATTGCGAGGGAGGATCACCTGGCGTCAACCTGGGCATTTAGACGAAGAAATCTTCGACTGGGAGAAGCATCCACACTATCAACATGGATAAATT
The genomic region above belongs to Calothrix sp. NIES-2098 and contains:
- a CDS encoding late competence development protein ComFB — translated: MVYQGDASGQQSKQQRAFNKNSRNVMEMLVVEEVEQQFQALPAKTAKYTNPSEVIAYALNRLPALYATSKRGWQRQWHRGKTDLHQQIVTAVRQGIMAVQRDPLRSEGPLSFEEENAALAALQNLKVLLQREDLSWDNLNDVVEQTLLDTLRGRITWRQPGHLDEEIFDWEKHPHYQHG